The following are encoded in a window of Castanea sativa cultivar Marrone di Chiusa Pesio chromosome 9, ASM4071231v1 genomic DNA:
- the LOC142610094 gene encoding protein PIGMENT DEFECTIVE 338, chloroplastic-like, whose translation MKEADEGGVLVLEEKSDVDGRNEEGKKVDIEYYEPKPGDFVVGVVVSGNENKLDVNVGADLLGTMLTKEVLPLYDKEMENLLCDTDKDANEVMVKGKMGIVKNDEALSGRQGLGRPVVEIGIVLFAEVLGRTLSGRPLLSTRRLFRRLAWHRVRQIKQLNEPIEVRITEWNTGGLLTRIEGLRAFLPKAELLNRVNNFTELKENVGRRVYVQITRIDEAKNDLILSEREAWEMLNLREGTLLEGMVRKIFPYGAQIRIGKSNRR comes from the exons ATGAAAGAAGCAGATGAGGGAGGTGTATTAGTATTAGAGGAAAAAAGTGATGTGGATGGTAGGAATGAGGAAGGTAAGAAGGTTGATATTGAGTACTATGAGCCCAAACCTGGTGATTTTGTGGTGGGGGTGGTGGTTTCAGGTAATGAGAATAAGCTTGATGTGAATGTGGGGGCAGACTTGTTGGGTACAATGTTGACAAAGGAGGTGCTTCCCTTGTATGACAAGGAAATGGAAAACTTGTTATGTGATACGGATAAGGATGCCAATGAGGTTATGGTTAAGGGGAAGATGGGAATTGTGAAGAATGATGAGGCATTGAGTGGGAGACAGGGGCTTGGAAGGCCTGTTGTTGAGATTggaattgttttgtttgcagAGGTTCTTGGGAGAACACTTAGTGGTAGGCCATTGCTTTCTACTAGACGGCTGTTCCGGCGGCTTGCCTGGCATCGAGTGAGGCAG ATAAAACAACTCAATGAACCCATTGAGGTTAGAATAACAGAGTGGAATACTGGAGGCCTTCTGACAAGAATTGAG GGATTGCGAGCTTTTCTTCCCAAAGCTGAGTTGTTGAATAGAGTGAACAACTTCACTGAGTTGAAAGAAAAT GTTGGACGCCGGGTATATGTGCAGATTACTAGAATTGATGAGGCTAAAAATGACTTAATATTGAGTGAGAGGGAAGCTTGG GAAATGTTAAACCTTAGAGAGGGAACACTTCTAGAAGGGATGGTTAGAAAAATCTTCCCGTATGGAGCTCAAATAAGGATAGGCAAAAGTAACAGAAGGTGA
- the LOC142608669 gene encoding proteasome subunit beta type-5-like, whose translation MLRRLVNFDGFQKEAIQMVKPAKGTTTLAFIFKEGVMVATDSRASMGGYISSQSVKKIIEINPYMLGTMAGGAAARNWCSELWCNLDLFFLSVYYVGPDGWKKLSGDDVGELHYHYYPVMPSTVEQEMVEVTGA comes from the exons ATGTTACGGAGGTTGGTCAAT TTTGATGGATTCCAAAAAGAGGCTATACAGATGGTGAAGCCAGCAAAGGGAACCACCACACTTGCGTTCATATTCAAAGAGGGTGTCATGGTTGCTACTGATTCTCGAGCTAGCATGGGAGGCTATATCT CATCACAGTCTGTAAAGAAAATCATTGAAATCAATCCTTACATGCTTGGCACTATGGCTGGAGGAGCC GCAGCTAGAAATTGGTGTAGTG AATTGTGGTGTAATTTGGACTTGTTCTTTTTATCAGTTTATTATGTGGGACCTGATGGATGGAAAAAGCTCTCTGGTGATGATGTTGGAGAGCTTCATTACCACTACTATCCAGTTATGCCGAGCACAGTGGAACAGGAAATGGTTGAAGTAACTGGGGCATAA